The window CGGGCACCTGGCCGCCTGGGTCCACGAGAACCTTGCCCCGCCAGCCGTGTCCTCGCCTGCTCCGTGGGTGCAGCGGGTCGAGCTGGAGTGGCTCGTCGTCCTTCAGGTGCACCTCGACTCCTACGGCAGTGCCTCCCGGGCCGCCCAACTGACCCAACTCACCATGATGGCGACTGCCGAGAGGGGACGCCCACTGCTCGTCTGCGGGGACTTCAACCTTGCGCCCCGTCCCGCGGACGGCCTGTTCGGCGAGGAGACTAGTGACTTCACCACCCAGGCCGAACGCACGGCTCTACGGCAGCTGATGCGGGTCGCGGGCCTGGTCGACACCACCGCCGAGGAGGTGCCAGCCTTCACCTTTGAACGGGTCTTCAACGGCAGGCCCAGCCGCTTCCGCTGCGATCTCGCCCTGCTCAGCGACCATCTGACGGCGACGACCACCATCACCGTGGACGACTCGGTGCGAAGTGGTCCAGCGTCCTTCACCGACCACTCCGCGCTGTTGATCGACCTGCCTCTGACCCTGCAGGCAGCCGAGCCGGACGACGTGCTCTTCGCGCTGAGCGAGCTGACCGGCGACCACCCGGCTGACACCTCAACAAGGCGGGAGTACCAGCCCCATAAGACCGCTATGAGCCGCCAGGCGCCCTCACCGGCCTCCCGGGCGGTGACCAAGCACCTGACCGGCCCGCTCGGCATCCGGAGCATCCTGGACCACGGATGCGGCCGCGGCGCCGACGTCGCCCACTACCGCTCGACGGGCCTGGACGCGGAAGGCTTCGACCCCCACGACGACTTCGGCTGGCCCCGGCCCCAGCGGAGTGAGTTCGACCTGGTCACTTCGATGTTCGTCCTCAACGTGCTGCCCGACCCCTGGCAGCGGATCCAGGCTCTCAAGGACGCGGCGTCCTTCGCCCGCCCCGGCGGGTATGTCGTGGCAGTCACCCGCTCGCCCGAGGAAATCACCAAGGCCGCTGCGGACGGCGGCTGGAGCATCCACCACGACGGATTCTGGTCCAGCCAGTCCAAGGGGACCTTCCAGCGCGGCATCGCCGGCGGCGAGATCACCGCCCTCGCCCGCCAGGCCGGCCTCCAGCCAGCTGAGGGCGCCCCGGTGCTGCCGTTGCCCGGGGTCTGCTACGCCGTCCTGACCAAGCCGACGACGTAAGGCGTACCAGCGAACATCCTCGGCTGCCTGCAACCTGGTGCACGAAGTCGCGTACCAACGAACGCATGCAGTCGCATACGACATTGCGTACCAAACGACGGCCGAATGAGCCGCGCGGTTAGCGGTTGCCGGTCCAGACGATCCGATCCGCGAAGCCTCCGCGCTCACTCGCCTTGATCTCGCGGATCTTCTCCAGCTGCCCCGCGTCGACCCCCAGGACCGCGGCGAGCGCGTGCAGGACCTCCAGTACGTCCGCAAGCTCCTCCGGCGCCTCGGTGTCGTCAGCCGCCAGGAACTCGGCGACCTCCTCGCCGAGCTTGTCCCGTAGACGGTTGCGGTACTCCTCTGGACCCGCGACGTAGGTGACCGGCTCGGCTCCCTTCTCGCGGATGATCTGCGGAATCCGGTCCCGCACCAACTTGCCGTACCCGCCTTTGCGGTTCACCGGTTGTTCTCCCGCAGCCATCACCGTGAGGCGGGCCCCGATGGCCGCCCCTTCATGCCGAGGCAGCCTAGGCAAATCGCCTCACTACTCGCCATGTAAACCGCCATTCCCACCCGTTCGGCTCCAGGATGGCTCAGAACCAGCGCCAGCCGCGCGGAAGTGGGCGCCGAGCCGTCTGAAGGGTCCGTAGACGGCGCAGATCATGCAGAGGCAGCTGGTGGTTGCTGTGTGCTGTTGGTTTCTTGGCCGTTCGTGTTGCTCTCGGGCGAGTCTGCGGAATGGTGCTTTTGGAGGGCACCGTGGACGTCACCGATGAGGTTGATGGTGGTGACGCGGGGGCGTGAGCCGAGGCCGTTGAGCGCGATGACGGAGGCGGTTCCCCAGACGAGGGCGGTCAGGCCGGCTGCTGTGGGGCGTGTGGTGGCGGGTGTGCCGGTCCAGGTCATCCAGATGGTTGCTGCTCCCCACAGCGCCCAGGTCAAGCGGGCTGCGAAA of the Streptomyces sp. NBC_01788 genome contains:
- a CDS encoding methyltransferase domain-containing protein, with translation MLLASVNLNKRLGATGARSNLATWLREHGVKIVLAQEPYKPADRTPPALAGFAFAGGDGHLAAWVHENLAPPAVSSPAPWVQRVELEWLVVLQVHLDSYGSASRAAQLTQLTMMATAERGRPLLVCGDFNLAPRPADGLFGEETSDFTTQAERTALRQLMRVAGLVDTTAEEVPAFTFERVFNGRPSRFRCDLALLSDHLTATTTITVDDSVRSGPASFTDHSALLIDLPLTLQAAEPDDVLFALSELTGDHPADTSTRREYQPHKTAMSRQAPSPASRAVTKHLTGPLGIRSILDHGCGRGADVAHYRSTGLDAEGFDPHDDFGWPRPQRSEFDLVTSMFVLNVLPDPWQRIQALKDAASFARPGGYVVAVTRSPEEITKAAADGGWSIHHDGFWSSQSKGTFQRGIAGGEITALARQAGLQPAEGAPVLPLPGVCYAVLTKPTT
- a CDS encoding nucleoside triphosphate pyrophosphohydrolase, yielding MNRKGGYGKLVRDRIPQIIREKGAEPVTYVAGPEEYRNRLRDKLGEEVAEFLAADDTEAPEELADVLEVLHALAAVLGVDAGQLEKIREIKASERGGFADRIVWTGNR